One region of Wyeomyia smithii strain HCP4-BCI-WySm-NY-G18 chromosome 3, ASM2978416v1, whole genome shotgun sequence genomic DNA includes:
- the LOC129728654 gene encoding uncharacterized protein LOC129728654, which translates to MSEEEVKLLVHKRGACAENQRDAQERKYEEFEVLYNATCLVIESLKDALSTSQIISVAQPEAAQQSQVIVQQQSLRAPLPTFDGKYEHWPRFKAMFQDLMSRSSDCDAIKLYHLEKSLVGDAAGIIDSQTIQDNNYAQAWTILEQRFENKRLIVDLHIRGLLNLKRKTKKSSKELRLLLDECCRHVENLKFLGQELLGVSELFVVNVLTAALDKETREHWESTLDHGVLSMYSVTLKPSPNFQKPYGQKLTNSVTSPSSATCELCSGQHPNFKCSVFRSMTVSQRIAKVKECRLCFNCLRKGHRSNMCASEKTCTKCSQKHHSLLHQEYPDVATIIPEKQEVEATSQAVVNATKTPAEISSEESVSNALVSHVSTQKPRFPLKEVLLLTAVVSLIDDSGRHHSCRALLDCASQVCLISSDMVRKLRKQPWSTNTEDVGITCKKKVRQGIIVTVASNHSEYKVDIPCLVMPQVSGIIPTRKIKMSKWHLPVNISLADPEFHSPKQVDLLIGNKFFFSLLKSGQIKISDDMPLLQETIFGLVVAESVDVPQQNVVLSNVVTENIDKMIQKFWEVEEVPDAPSTTTEEQLIEDHFMNTHRRDDTGRFVVRLPFHESVTKLGDNRALALKRFLLLEQRLQRRPELKQQYEAFIDEYEALGHCCEVNEAADLADVKRYYLPHHAVFKLTSSSTKVRVLFDATARSFGLSLNDVLQVGPTIQNDLLTILLLFRWPQFAFTADITKMYRQVWVDDCDTSFQRIFWRKTPTVPIRVLELKTVTYGTASAPFLAIRSLLQLAKDEQADFPEAAVVVCDHFYIDNVLTGADTETDAIRLRDDSRRPFASCYQAVCPVADIEVV; encoded by the exons ATGTCTGAAGAGGAAGTGAAGCTGCTCGTGCACAAGCGCGG TGCCTGTGCCGAGAACCAGAGAGACGCGCAAGAAAGGAAATATGAAGAGTTTGAAGTGCTTTACAACGCAACTTGCCTCGTGATTGAATCGTTGAAAGATGCGTTATCTACCAGCCAAATTATTAGTGTTGCTCAACCGGAAGCAGCACAACAAAGCCAAGTGATTGTGCAGCAGCAGTCATTAAGGGCACCACTACCGACGTTCGATGGAAAATATGAACATTGGCCGCGCTTCAAAGCCATGTTCCAGGATTTGATGAGTCGGTCATCGGATTGTGACGCAATCAAACTTTACCATTTGGAAAAGTCTTTGGTAGGTGATGCTGCAGGTATTATAGACTCTCAAACCATCCAAGACAACAACTACGCTCAGGCGTGGACAATCTTAGAACAACGATTCGAGAATAAACGCCTCATAGTGGACTTGCATATCCGCGGTCTACTCAACCTCAAACGTAAGACGAAGAAATCATCAAAAGAGCTCCGTCTACTACTCGACGAGTGCTGTCGTCACGTCGAGAACCTCAAATTTCTTGGGCAGGAGCTTTTAGGAGTATCCGAGTTGTTTGTGGTGAATGTTCTTACTGCCGCTTTGGATAAGGAGACACGAGAGCATTGGGAATCTACATTAGACCATGGCGTGCTTTCTATGTATTCAG TAACACTGAAGCCTTCGCCAAACTTTCAGAAGCCGTACGGTCAGAAGTTGACCAACTCCGTTACATCACCATCATCTGCCACGTGTGAGCTGTGCAGTGGCCAGCATCCAAACTTCAAGTGTTCTGTTTTTCGTAGTATGACAGTTTCTCAGCGTATAGCGAAAGTGAAAGAATGCCGACTTTGTTTTAATTGCCTTCGGAAGGGACATCGAAGCAATATGTGTGCATCAGAGAAGACGTGCACAAAGTGTTCTCAAAAGCATCACTCGTTGCTGCACCAAGAGTACCCAGATGTTGCAACAATAATTCCCGAGAAGCAAGAAGTTGAAGCCACATCACAAGCCGTCGTCAATGCAACTAAAACACCAGCGGAGATTTCCAGTGAGGAATCGGTATCAAACGCATTGGTTAGTCACGTTTCTACGCAGAAGCCTCGTTTTCCATTAAAGGAAGTGTTATTGCTGACGGCTGTCGTCAGTCTGATCGATGATAGCGGACGTCACCACTCTTGCCGTGCACTGTTGGATTGTGCATCACAGGTGTGCCTTATTTCAAGCGATATGGTTCGCAAACTGAGAAAGCAGCCGTGGTCAACAAATACCGAGGACGTTGGTATTACTTGTAAAAAGAAGGTCAGACAAGGTATTATAGTAACAGTAGCTTCCAACCACAGTGAGTACAAGGTGGATATTCCGTGCCTGGTCATGCCGCAGGTGAGCGGAATCATTCCtacaagaaaaattaaaatgtctAAGTGGCATCTCCCAGTCAACATATCGTTAGCTGATCCTGAGTTTCACTCACCTAAGCAAGTAGATCTTCTCATCGGTAATAAGTTTTTCTTTTCCCTCCTGAAATCCGGACAAATTAAGATTTCTGATGATATGCCATTACTGCAAGAAACCATCTTTGGGTTGGTTGTTGCTGAGTCAGTTGATGTACCACAACAAAATGTGGTCCTTTCAAACGTTGTTACCGAAAACATagacaaaatgatccaaaaatTCTGGGAGGTTGAAGAAGTTCCTGATGCTCCATCAACCACGACCGAGGAACAGTTAATCGAGGACCATTTCATGAACACTCATCGCAGAGACGACACAGGACGTTTTGTTGTTCGACTACCATTTCATGAGTCAGTCACTAAACTTGGTGACAACCGGGCGTTGGCCCTTAAGAGATTTTTGCTACTTGAACAACGTCTACAACGCCGTCCAGAGTTGAAACAACAATATGAAGCATTCATTGACGAGTACGAGGCACTCGGTCACTGTTGTGAAGTTAACGAAGCGGCAGATCTTGCTGACGTCAAGCGGTACTATCTACCACACCACGCTGTCTTTAAATTAACCAGTTCCAGTACCAAGGTCCGTGTATTATTCGATGCCACCGCGCGATCCTTTGGCTTATCGTTGAATGATGTACTTCAAGTCGGTCCAACTATCCAAAATGATCTCCTCaccattttattattattccgcTGGCCCCAGTTTGCCTTTACAGCCGACATTACGAAAATGTACCGCCAAGTGTGGGTTGATGATTGCGATACGAGTTTTCAACGTATTTTCTGGAGGAAAACTCCAACGGTACCAATCCGTGTTCTGGAACTCAAGACCGTTACTTACGGTACCGCGTCAGCCCCTTTCCTTGCTATCAGATCACTCCTTCAGCTAGCCAAAGACGAACAAGCTGACTTTCCTGaagctgctgttgttgtttgcGACCATTTTTACATCGATAATGTGCTTACCGGAGCAGATACTGAAACCGATGCTATCCGATTGAGAGATGACAGCCGAAGACCCTTTGCGTCCTGTTACCAAGCGGTTTGTCCTGTCGCAGATATCGAGGTCGTTTGA